Below is a window of Mycolicibacterium chitae DNA.
GCGCCGACTGACCGACGAACAGGTTCTCGCCCAGCGGCGGGAAATTCATCTGCCGGTTCTTGACGATCGGCGCGAGGTACTGCATACACAGCTTCGCCGAATACTCGGAGTTCAACCGTGCGGCCGCCTCCACCGAGCCGCACACCAGCGACATCGGATCGGCGAAGTTGTTGACGGCGAGCATGCCGGTCAGCGCGCCCTGCGAGGGCTGGTAGACGTTGGCGAAGTTCTGCGCCGCGGTCGGGAACGAGTGCAGTGCCTGCTCGATGTCATCGAGGCTGCCGTGCACAGCGGTGGAGATCGACGCCAGCTTGTCGACGGCGATACCGGCCGCCTCCCGGTTCTCGCGGACGAACTGGGTCGCCGTCCCGACCACCGAGTTGAGGTCGTTGATCGCGGCACCCACCGCGCCGGGATCGTCGGCCAGCAGCCCGGTGACCGCGGCCAGGTTGCGGTTGAGTTGCCCGAGCAGCTGCGAGCTGTCCTCGAGCGCGGTCACCACCACCGACAGGTTCTTGAGGCTGGCGAAGGTGTCGTCGCTGTGATCACCGAGGGCCGAAAGTGCCTGCGACATCGTCGTGACGGTTTCCCGGATGTTGACGCCCTGTCCGCGCAGGTTCTCGGCCGCGGTGTTGACGAACTGCCCCAGCGTGCTCACGCCGCCGGGTTCGGTGGGCTGCAGCGCGTCGGAAAGCTTCTCCAGCTGGGCGCGCAGGTCGTCCCATTCGAGTGGCACCGCGGTGCGGTCCTCGCCGATGACGGCACCGTTCTCCAGCACCGGCCCCGACGTGTAGGCCGGCGTCAGCTGAATCGCCCGGGCGGTCACCAGCTGCGGTGACACGATGACGGCCTTGGCGTCGGCGGGCACCTGATACTTGCCCTTGACCCAGAAGCTGACCTTGACCCGACTCGGTTCCGGCTCAATGCTTTCGACGGCACCGACGGGGAAGCCCAGGATGCGCACCTCGTCGCCGACGAACAAGCCGTTGCTGTTGTCGAAGTACGCGACGACGTTGGTGCGCCCGGCCTGGTTGAACGCGCGTAGCGCCAGCACCCCGCCGGCGACCACGACCAGTACCAGCGCGACGATCAGGCCGGTGCGCAGTGTCGGTTTGCGCATCACTGTCCTCCTCCGCCGTGCGGGACCGGGCCGGCCGGTGAGCCGACATCCGGCGTCGACGTGGGCTCGACCTCGGGCAGCAACTGCGGCGCTTCACCGTTGGGCCACAGCGCCGGCGGTCCGGGAGCGGGCCCGCCCGGCGGCGGCGCGGGCAGCGGTTCCCGGTACGGATACCGCGGGTCGCCCGGGTTGCCCGTGATGGCGTCGGGCACCGTGAGCCGGGGCTCACCGCCCTGACCGGTGCGCGGGAACGGTTCCGGCAGCGCCGGGGTCGCCGGTTGGCCGGTCTGCGGCGTGATCAATTCCGAGGGCAGCTTCACGTTGGGATCCAGACCCAGATCCGAGAACGCCGCGTCGATGAACGGCTGCACCAGTTGACCCGGCGCGTTCGACAGGTACGCCTTGAAGAACGGGCCCGACCCGACGGCATCGCCCAGCGACATCGTGTACTTGTTCAGGTACACGATGGCCTCCGTGACGCGTTCCTTGCGGTTGTCGACGATGGCCAGGACCCCGTTGAGCTTGTCCAGGGCGGGCTTCATCTGTTCGCGGTTCTCCTCGATGAACGCCGCGAGCTGTTGGGCGAACGACGACAGATTGCGGGAGATCTGCTGCAGCGCAGTGCTTTGCGAACTCAGCTGGGCCAGCAGCGCATTGCTGTTGGACACCAACTCGGCGACCTGGTCAGCGCGCTCGGAGAGCACCCCGGTGGCCTTGCTGGCGTTGCTCAACAGGTTGCGCAGTTCGGTGTCGCGCTGGCCGAGCGTGTCGGAGAACCGTCCGACGCCTTCGATCGCGGCCCGCAGATCCGGCGGGGTGTGCTGGAAGGTGTCGGCCAGGGTGGCCAGCGCGTCGGACACCGTGTCGGTGTCCAGACCACTGATGGTGGCGGACAGATCGCCCAGGGCGTCGGGCAGCTGATAGGGCGACATCGTGCGCTCCACCGGGATCGTCGAGTCCAGTCGTCCCTCACCGCGGGCGGTGATCTCGAGGACCTTGGAGCCCAGCAGGCTCTTGGTGCGGATCCGGGCCTCGGTCAACTCACCGAGGTGCACACCTTTGTCGACGTCGAAGTCGACGAGGATCCGGTTGCCGTCCAGGTCGATGTTGGAGACCTCCCCCACCCGGAACCCGGCCACCTGCACCGGGGCGCCCGCCTGCAGGCCGCCGGCCTCGGCGAAGTACGCGGAGTAGCTGCGGGACGAACCGCTGAAGGGAAGCTTGTCGTAGTTGAGCGAGACCAGCGCGATACCGACGGTCAGCGTGGCGCCCGTGAGCCCGACGAGGAAGGGGTTGCGTTCGGCGAACGGTTTCATTTCGGTGCACACCTCCCCGTGGATTGCTCGATGAGTTTGACGTAGACCGGCTGACCGCCCTTGCCGTTGAGCTTCAACGACATCGAGCAGAGGTACTCGGGGATGAAGTCGCCGCGGTTGCCCAGGCGCGCCAGCCGCTTGTAGGCATCGGGGAGCGAGTTGAGCAGGTTGTCGAGGTACTCGTGATCGGCCAGCGCCAGCGAGTTGACCCGATCGGACTGCGCGACAGTCTCTTTGAATGGCGCGCGCGCCTGCATCAGCAGGTCGGAAACCGTCGCCGAGGCTTCGTTGGTGTAGGCCACCGCGTTGGTGACGTCGACCTTGCGCTGCTCGAGGCCCTGCACCAACTCCGACAGCGAGTCGACCGCCTTGCCGAACTGCTCGGTCTGGCCGCCGAAGGTGCCCAGCACGGTGTTGAGGTTGGTGATCACCTGCCCGATCAGCTGATCGCGGTCGGCGAGCGTGTTGGTGACCGTGGCCGCGTGGCTCAAAAACGACCCGATGGTCGCGCCCTCGCCCTGGAACGCCTGGATCAACGCGCTCGACAGCGTGTTCACCTGTTCGGGGTCCAGCGCGCGGAACAGCGGACGGAACCCGCCCAGCAGCGTATCGAGGTCCAGCGCCGGCTCGGTGCGGGCCACCGGGATGGTGCCGTCGGCGGGTAGCCGCTGCATGTCGCCGGCACCCTCCACCAGCGCCATGTAGCGGTCGCCGATCGGGTTGGCCCAGCGGATCTGCGCCTTGGTGGCCTCGGTGAGGGACACCGAAGGATTGGCGGAGAACTCGACGACCGCCAGCGAGTTCTGCTGGACCGAGATCTTCTTCACCTGACCGACTTCCACGCCGGCGACGCGGACGAAGTCGTTGATCTCCAGGCCGCTCACGTCGGTGAACTCGGCCTTGTAGAGCGGCTGATCGGAGAACCGCAGGTTCGCAAAGATCGCCAGCAGACCGAACGTGGCGACAACACACGCCACCACGAACACGGTTAGGTTGACGACGACACGTCGCAGGTTAGTTCGCACGGTTGATCCTGGTCCTGTGGGTCATGGTCCGGTGGGTCATGGTGCTGGTTCCGGTGCGGGCGGGGCCGGCGGGGCGGGATGCTCGGGCACACCCGGCCACAGCGGGGTGCCGTCGGGTCCGTACCACGGGGCGCCGTAGGGCGGGCCGCCCGGCCACGGCGGCGGGGGTCCCGGTGCCGGGCCGCCCGGATACCGCAGCCGCGGCGGTTTGGGGACGCCCTTGGTGACCGGGAAGTAGTTCACCCAGCCCGGGAAGCCGATTCCCGGATT
It encodes the following:
- a CDS encoding MCE family protein codes for the protein MRKPTLRTGLIVALVLVVVAGGVLALRAFNQAGRTNVVAYFDNSNGLFVGDEVRILGFPVGAVESIEPEPSRVKVSFWVKGKYQVPADAKAVIVSPQLVTARAIQLTPAYTSGPVLENGAVIGEDRTAVPLEWDDLRAQLEKLSDALQPTEPGGVSTLGQFVNTAAENLRGQGVNIRETVTTMSQALSALGDHSDDTFASLKNLSVVVTALEDSSQLLGQLNRNLAAVTGLLADDPGAVGAAINDLNSVVGTATQFVRENREAAGIAVDKLASISTAVHGSLDDIEQALHSFPTAAQNFANVYQPSQGALTGMLAVNNFADPMSLVCGSVEAAARLNSEYSAKLCMQYLAPIVKNRQMNFPPLGENLFVGQSARPNELTYSEDRLRPDYYPVQNPAPAPPAETAPVAVPVGAADPAAGLPGLLLPAEGGS
- a CDS encoding MCE family protein gives rise to the protein MRTNLRRVVVNLTVFVVACVVATFGLLAIFANLRFSDQPLYKAEFTDVSGLEINDFVRVAGVEVGQVKKISVQQNSLAVVEFSANPSVSLTEATKAQIRWANPIGDRYMALVEGAGDMQRLPADGTIPVARTEPALDLDTLLGGFRPLFRALDPEQVNTLSSALIQAFQGEGATIGSFLSHAATVTNTLADRDQLIGQVITNLNTVLGTFGGQTEQFGKAVDSLSELVQGLEQRKVDVTNAVAYTNEASATVSDLLMQARAPFKETVAQSDRVNSLALADHEYLDNLLNSLPDAYKRLARLGNRGDFIPEYLCSMSLKLNGKGGQPVYVKLIEQSTGRCAPK
- a CDS encoding MCE family protein, whose amino-acid sequence is MKPFAERNPFLVGLTGATLTVGIALVSLNYDKLPFSGSSRSYSAYFAEAGGLQAGAPVQVAGFRVGEVSNIDLDGNRILVDFDVDKGVHLGELTEARIRTKSLLGSKVLEITARGEGRLDSTIPVERTMSPYQLPDALGDLSATISGLDTDTVSDALATLADTFQHTPPDLRAAIEGVGRFSDTLGQRDTELRNLLSNASKATGVLSERADQVAELVSNSNALLAQLSSQSTALQQISRNLSSFAQQLAAFIEENREQMKPALDKLNGVLAIVDNRKERVTEAIVYLNKYTMSLGDAVGSGPFFKAYLSNAPGQLVQPFIDAAFSDLGLDPNVKLPSELITPQTGQPATPALPEPFPRTGQGGEPRLTVPDAITGNPGDPRYPYREPLPAPPPGGPAPGPPALWPNGEAPQLLPEVEPTSTPDVGSPAGPVPHGGGGQ